The genomic stretch GTCTACGGGTTGACCCTCACGCCGTCCCTCTCCTACCTCAGCCCCGACGGCAGCGAGTTGGCCACCATCCCCTACGTCCTCGGCCTGGCCCATTCCCCCGGCTACCCGCTCTACACTTGGCTCGGATTCCTCTTCAGCCACCTGATACCGCTCGGCGACGTAGCGTACCGGATCAACCTGATGTCGGCCGTGATGGCGGCCCTCGCGGCCGGCGGGGTATACCTGATTCTGATCCGGTTGCTTCCGGAGGGCATCGCCCTGGCTTTGCGCCGGGCGGCCGCCGTGCTCGCCGGGTTGCTGCTCGCCTTTTCCAAGACGTTCTGGGCCCAGGCGCTGATCGCCGAGGTCTACGCTCCGAATGCGGCCGGGATCGCGCTGACCCTGCTGGCGCTGTTGGGCTGGGAACGCACGCGCCGCAAGCGCGATTTTTTCCTCTTTGCGCTTGTCTTCGGCCTGTCGCTCGGCCTGCACCTTTCGGATCTGGGATTCGCGCCGGCCTTCATCCTCTTCATCCTGCTCAGCATCTTCGAACCTGCCGCCGGCCACGCCGAAGGAGGCGCGGCCCGGCATATCGGAAAACTCTCCGAAAGGCTGCGGTCCCTCGCCGCCGCGGCGGTTCTCGGTCTGCTTGGATTCGCCCTCGGCGCGGCGCAATTCGCCTGGCTTCCGCTGCGGGCCGGCACCCTCAACGACCGCATGATGCTGCGCGCCGCGCCGACGACCCTGGCCGGGATCTACAACTATACGCTGGGAGCCTTTCCAAATTTTAAATTCGCCTTTCCGCTCACCGCCTTGCCCGACCGCCTGGTGATCTACCTCGACCTGCTGAACCAGCAGTTCGGCCTGGCCGGGATCGCCTTGGGCATCCTGGGGTTGTTCTCTTTGCTGGCGCGCCGCACCCGGCACTTTTTCCTGCTGGTCGGAATGTACTTGGTCGAGATAGTGTTCTTCATCCAATACAGCGCCTTCGACCTGGACGTGTTCTTCATCCCCGCCCATCTGTTGTGGGCGTTGTTCATCGGGTTCGGCTTGTTCGAAATCGTCCGCGCGGCGCGATTCGTCTGGACCCGCCGGCCGCAGGCGCTGCGCCCCCGCCAATCCTTTTCCTCCGATCCGGCCGTCGCAAACACCCCGCCCGCCGGAGTCCGGTCCGCCGGGAGCCGGTTCGCCGCAATCCTCCTGGGATGCCTTCTGGTTCTCTTCGCGGGTCCGTCCCTGCGGAGCAATTGGCCGGCGAACGATTTCTCGGGGGATACCGCGGTCAACGATTTCTACGCCGGGGTGTGGAGCCTGCTGCCCGAGAACTCCGCGCTGATCACCCAAAGCGGCGTATTCGGCTACGACGCCTTTTACTGGCGGCTGGTCTACGGGACGCGGGCCGACGTTCTGCTGCCGATGCTGCCCGGTCCGAACGCCTCGGCCAAAAACCTCGCCGGCCGCGATCTGTTCGCGACGACCCGCGCGCTGGCCGGCAACCAGGGCCCCGGGGCGCTGCCGGCCGGCCGGCTGCGGGGGGAGTATTGGTCTCTGCCCGTCCTCTTCGGACAACAGCCGGAGGAATCGTTCAGCCGCCGCGAGACCCTCGTGCTGTATCGCCTCCGAACGGATCCCCCGCCGTTGCTTGAGCCGAACCCCCGCCCGCAATTCCCTGCGGACCAGGATTTCGGCCCGGCGCGGCTGGTCGGCTTCGACCTTTCCTCCCAGGTGGTGGAGAGCGGAGCTATCCTTGCGTTGACGCTGTATTGGAAGCTGCAGAATCCTTCGGCCTTGCGGGT from Anaerolineales bacterium encodes the following:
- a CDS encoding DUF2723 domain-containing protein, which encodes MTRLDRFLAAAVVLAALIVYGLTLTPSLSYLSPDGSELATIPYVLGLAHSPGYPLYTWLGFLFSHLIPLGDVAYRINLMSAVMAALAAGGVYLILIRLLPEGIALALRRAAAVLAGLLLAFSKTFWAQALIAEVYAPNAAGIALTLLALLGWERTRRKRDFFLFALVFGLSLGLHLSDLGFAPAFILFILLSIFEPAAGHAEGGAARHIGKLSERLRSLAAAAVLGLLGFALGAAQFAWLPLRAGTLNDRMMLRAAPTTLAGIYNYTLGAFPNFKFAFPLTALPDRLVIYLDLLNQQFGLAGIALGILGLFSLLARRTRHFFLLVGMYLVEIVFFIQYSAFDLDVFFIPAHLLWALFIGFGLFEIVRAARFVWTRRPQALRPRQSFSSDPAVANTPPAGVRSAGSRFAAILLGCLLVLFAGPSLRSNWPANDFSGDTAVNDFYAGVWSLLPENSALITQSGVFGYDAFYWRLVYGTRADVLLPMLPGPNASAKNLAGRDLFATTRALAGNQGPGALPAGRLRGEYWSLPVLFGQQPEESFSRRETLVLYRLRTDPPPLLEPNPRPQFPADQDFGPARLVGFDLSSQVVESGAILALTLYWKLQNPSALRVETRLGELALEQHEVGFGLLSRYAQITHLPMGSVISDAYGVIIPSGMPPGSYAFTIRSAGLGGAAGNSVSLAPLDVVNETGTMERWLQIAGT